A single genomic interval of Pyrobaculum arsenaticum DSM 13514 harbors:
- the hypE gene encoding hydrogenase expression/formation protein HypE has protein sequence MGEVVKLAHGAGSVETSQILESLIFSKIEERLKKVEGGLGIDFPDDAAAIPMGDGRFLVVTVDSYTVNPPFFPGGDIGVLAASGSINDVLMLGGKPIALMDAIIVEEGFPLEDLRRIVDSMLRVLREEGVALIGGDFKVMPKGQIDKIAIATVGIGIADRLIVDRPQPGDKIVVSGYLGDHGAVILARQIGIIDEGSGGGLVSDVKPLTRLMLPLVEKYGPHIHAARDPTRGGLAMALNDWAKASGTVIIVEESAIPIRPQVAYYANMLGIDPLALASEGAAVLSVSPDVAEEVVEFMKKLGFDNAAIIGEVRKAERYRGYVLLKTVVGGLRILEAPRGDLVPRIC, from the coding sequence ATGGGCGAGGTCGTCAAGTTGGCCCACGGGGCAGGCAGTGTGGAGACGTCGCAAATCCTCGAGTCATTGATTTTCTCCAAGATCGAGGAGAGGCTTAAAAAAGTGGAGGGTGGCTTGGGTATAGACTTCCCCGACGATGCGGCGGCAATACCCATGGGCGATGGGCGCTTTTTGGTCGTGACGGTAGACTCCTACACGGTTAACCCGCCATTTTTCCCCGGAGGCGATATAGGCGTCTTAGCGGCCTCAGGCTCTATCAACGATGTCTTAATGTTAGGCGGAAAGCCCATTGCCCTCATGGACGCCATCATAGTAGAGGAGGGCTTCCCCCTGGAAGATCTGAGGAGAATCGTGGATTCAATGTTGAGGGTGTTGCGCGAGGAGGGCGTCGCGCTGATAGGCGGCGACTTCAAGGTGATGCCGAAGGGCCAGATAGACAAGATAGCGATAGCCACAGTGGGCATTGGGATAGCCGATAGGCTGATAGTGGACAGGCCCCAGCCTGGCGATAAAATAGTCGTGAGCGGATATCTCGGAGATCACGGGGCTGTGATCTTGGCGAGGCAGATCGGCATAATAGACGAAGGCTCGGGAGGTGGGCTCGTAAGCGACGTAAAGCCCTTGACCAGGCTCATGTTACCTCTAGTCGAGAAGTACGGCCCCCACATCCACGCAGCACGCGACCCGACTAGAGGCGGGTTAGCCATGGCGCTCAACGACTGGGCCAAGGCCTCCGGCACTGTCATCATCGTGGAAGAATCTGCGATACCCATTAGGCCCCAGGTGGCGTACTACGCCAACATGTTGGGCATAGACCCCCTGGCGCTGGCCAGCGAAGGCGCGGCCGTGCTATCTGTAAGCCCCGACGTAGCCGAAGAGGTCGTGGAGTTTATGAAGAAGCTCGGCTTCGACAATGCTGCAATCATAGGCGAGGTTAGAAAAGCCGAGAGGTACAGAGGGTACGTCCTGCTCAAGACCGTGGTAGGGGGGCTGAGAATACTTGAGGCTCCCCGTGGGGACCTCGTCCCGAGGATATGCTAA
- a CDS encoding hydrogenase maturation nickel metallochaperone HypA: MHEWSLALSLVQTLDRWALEHGVEIKRVVLSVPSPAQLDVSVLNEAFDALKRESRLERAKLEVKVRSPRYRCRACGYEFGQEEVDPQIRRIAVEYGEEYPLHLIPELLPTFVKCPKCGSHDIEAELSIKIEEVETT; the protein is encoded by the coding sequence ATGCATGAGTGGTCGCTGGCGCTCTCATTGGTGCAAACGCTAGACCGCTGGGCATTAGAGCACGGCGTCGAGATAAAAAGGGTTGTGCTGTCGGTGCCCTCGCCGGCTCAACTTGACGTATCTGTGTTAAACGAGGCTTTCGACGCGCTCAAGAGGGAGTCCAGGCTCGAGAGGGCCAAGCTGGAGGTCAAGGTGAGGTCGCCCCGCTATCGTTGCCGTGCTTGCGGTTACGAGTTCGGCCAAGAAGAGGTGGACCCCCAGATTAGGCGCATAGCTGTGGAGTACGGCGAGGAGTACCCCCTGCACCTAATTCCCGAGTTGCTACCCACCTTTGTCAAATGCCCTAAGTGCGGCTCCCACGACATAGAGGCGGAGCTCTCGATAAAGATAGAGGAGGTGGAGACAACATGA
- a CDS encoding AMP-binding protein, whose amino-acid sequence METLLKEFISEERVIPPLFKYKTIPFEQYKKIYKESLKPEFWAREASYLIWERPWTKLVEGDPPAVRWFVGGELSPYKNIVGKHAGTWIWDKVALIWRGEDGLIKTFTYSDLDQLAARYSGALRALGVGKGDWVMFYAPPTPEVIALMLAAVRIGAPFEPVFTGFGHGDLAMRIEDRRPELLVAVDAFPRKGKAIKVKETVDKALKLTKHVPKVLVVQRMGIDVELIGGRDFVLDDVSPVEAEEVVVESSHPLFGLHVGYDDGLGFVAHGAGGYLAQTYATTRWIGLRPRDTYFCTVLPGWITGITYVLFGPFMVGSAVVIYEGGPDYPSWDVWWSVLEDYAVNVFLTTAGALRLLSRQDPKLLESHNLDMLKLILTTAEPMEVKYWKWAYHYVGTGTTPSIDSLPEKLSGRIPVIHMFIQTELGTFVTGSLPNYAFVPVAPGSVGPPMPGFDIDVVDDSGNPVRGRPGQLVVKRPWPAMPVEYSAWYAEKWRGGVYYVGDMAVMADDMNIFPLGRSDTVMKINGYRISPAIIEKAVASLPGVEDAVAVGLRDPQKFESPLVVVKGKANPEDVRHKVREYVGPIAEPSAVVVMDHIPQEPKRQLRLALKLALRGADGLHPWAKEIASKFRSNI is encoded by the coding sequence ATGGAGACTCTCCTGAAAGAGTTCATCAGCGAGGAGAGAGTAATCCCGCCGCTTTTCAAGTATAAGACGATACCATTCGAGCAGTACAAGAAAATATACAAGGAAAGCCTAAAGCCGGAGTTCTGGGCGAGGGAGGCGTCTTACCTAATCTGGGAGAGGCCTTGGACTAAGCTCGTGGAGGGGGATCCCCCGGCCGTTAGGTGGTTTGTAGGCGGCGAGTTGAGCCCCTATAAGAACATAGTGGGGAAACACGCCGGCACTTGGATATGGGATAAAGTGGCCTTGATCTGGAGGGGTGAGGATGGTCTCATAAAGACCTTCACTTACTCAGACCTAGACCAGCTAGCCGCGAGGTACTCGGGAGCGCTCAGAGCTCTGGGCGTGGGGAAAGGCGATTGGGTCATGTTCTACGCGCCGCCGACACCCGAGGTGATCGCGCTTATGTTAGCCGCTGTACGTATAGGCGCGCCGTTTGAGCCCGTGTTCACGGGCTTCGGCCACGGCGATTTGGCCATGCGCATCGAGGACAGACGCCCCGAGCTACTCGTAGCCGTCGATGCCTTCCCCAGGAAGGGGAAGGCGATAAAGGTCAAGGAGACTGTGGACAAAGCGCTGAAGTTGACTAAGCACGTGCCCAAGGTGTTGGTCGTGCAGAGGATGGGCATAGACGTGGAGCTAATCGGCGGGAGGGACTTCGTCTTAGACGACGTCTCGCCCGTAGAGGCCGAGGAGGTCGTTGTTGAGTCTTCCCACCCACTCTTCGGCCTCCACGTGGGCTACGACGACGGTCTTGGCTTTGTCGCGCACGGCGCCGGCGGCTACTTGGCGCAGACCTACGCCACCACGAGGTGGATTGGCTTAAGGCCGCGCGACACCTACTTCTGCACGGTCCTGCCGGGATGGATAACCGGCATCACTTACGTCTTGTTTGGGCCCTTTATGGTAGGCTCGGCCGTGGTAATATACGAGGGGGGCCCCGACTACCCGAGCTGGGATGTATGGTGGAGCGTGCTGGAGGACTACGCCGTCAACGTCTTCTTGACGACGGCGGGGGCCTTAAGGCTCCTCTCGAGGCAAGATCCCAAGCTGCTCGAGAGCCACAACTTGGACATGTTGAAGCTGATCTTGACCACGGCGGAGCCCATGGAGGTCAAATACTGGAAGTGGGCCTACCACTATGTGGGTACGGGGACGACCCCCTCTATTGATTCACTTCCGGAGAAGCTCAGCGGGAGGATACCCGTCATCCACATGTTCATCCAGACAGAGCTTGGGACCTTTGTCACGGGTAGTCTCCCCAACTATGCATTCGTCCCCGTAGCCCCGGGCTCCGTAGGCCCGCCGATGCCCGGCTTCGACATAGACGTGGTAGACGATTCGGGAAACCCCGTGAGGGGTAGGCCGGGCCAGTTGGTCGTCAAGAGACCTTGGCCGGCGATGCCTGTCGAGTACTCCGCTTGGTACGCCGAGAAGTGGAGAGGCGGGGTGTACTACGTCGGCGATATGGCCGTGATGGCCGACGACATGAACATATTCCCCCTAGGCAGATCGGACACGGTGATGAAAATCAACGGGTACAGGATCTCGCCTGCCATTATAGAGAAGGCCGTAGCCTCCCTACCCGGCGTCGAGGACGCGGTGGCCGTTGGCTTGCGCGACCCCCAGAAGTTCGAGTCTCCACTCGTCGTAGTAAAGGGCAAGGCAAACCCCGAAGACGTAAGGCACAAGGTCAGAGAATACGTAGGACCCATAGCCGAGCCCTCTGCAGTAGTCGTGATGGATCACATACCCCAAGAGCCCAAGAGGCAACTGCGCCTCGCCCTCAAGCTCGCGCTGAGGGGTGCTGATGGGTTGCACCCTTGGGCTAAGGAGATCGCCTCTAAGTTTAGGAGCAACATTTGA
- a CDS encoding CopG family ribbon-helix-helix protein: MKRISLTLDDKLYKEMENAMSILGETNRSRFVASIIAEKISELVQKPMASIIVYIYDHEVGEVAKNLTEIQHEFRDVIRASTHIHLDDRNCLEVIHALGDSERIRGLVTRMSRVGRGLRFLRVVNIPRQ, translated from the coding sequence ATGAAACGGATTAGTCTGACTCTTGACGATAAGCTCTATAAAGAAATGGAAAATGCCATGTCTATTCTTGGCGAGACAAACCGGTCCCGCTTCGTCGCCTCGATAATTGCGGAGAAGATCAGCGAGCTTGTACAAAAGCCTATGGCGTCTATAATAGTCTACATATATGACCACGAAGTCGGCGAGGTGGCAAAGAACCTCACTGAGATTCAGCACGAGTTCAGAGACGTGATAAGGGCCTCGACACACATACATCTAGACGACAGGAATTGCCTAGAGGTGATACACGCCCTCGGCGATAGCGAAAGGATAAGAGGCCTCGTCACGAGGATGTCCAGAGTGGGCAGGGGTCTTAGGTTCTTAAGAGTGGTGAACATCCCACGTCAATAA
- a CDS encoding MBL fold metallo-hydrolase, with the protein MLRLQFRGVEIRRTGGAAGVAIRHGGVTLCIDALGLDRCDVLLYTHSHPDHFPRGVADFYSPFGGRVVRPGEVLDLGPFRVAVTDAYNVTKLQGGRPIHPRGEGVGYVVDAGSVRLYHTGDTDLIKEMSSVGPVDILFVPIGGGSVMTPEEAAEAVMLLRPKITIPLHYAEKRQYVKFRDIAYPYTNIVALPSGI; encoded by the coding sequence ATGCTAAGGCTTCAGTTCAGAGGCGTCGAGATCCGCAGGACGGGCGGCGCCGCCGGCGTGGCTATAAGACACGGAGGGGTTACCTTGTGTATTGATGCGCTGGGCCTTGACAGGTGCGATGTCCTTCTCTACACTCACTCCCACCCGGATCATTTCCCCCGGGGAGTTGCGGACTTTTATTCCCCCTTCGGAGGCCGTGTAGTGAGGCCAGGCGAGGTCCTAGACCTGGGGCCTTTCAGGGTGGCCGTGACTGACGCCTACAACGTGACAAAGCTCCAAGGAGGGCGGCCTATCCACCCAAGAGGCGAGGGCGTAGGCTACGTCGTCGACGCCGGCAGTGTGAGGCTGTACCACACAGGCGACACAGACCTCATAAAGGAGATGTCGTCTGTGGGTCCTGTGGACATCCTCTTTGTGCCCATAGGCGGAGGCTCGGTGATGACTCCAGAGGAGGCCGCAGAGGCAGTAATGCTTCTGAGGCCTAAGATAACCATACCCCTACACTATGCCGAAAAGAGACAATACGTCAAGTTCAGAGACATAGCCTATCCCTACACTAACATAGTCGCACTGCCCAGCGGCATATAG